From the genome of Hymenobacter gelipurpurascens:
GAGAAACCAGTTGCTGTAAACCCCCATTCTTTATTTCATATCTGCAAAATAGAAAATAACAGTTCCCAACTCTTACTGTGGAGTTTCATATGTGCAGGAATCTTCTTGCGTATTTTCCATTATGTTGACAATCGATCTTTTTGGATCGACGAAATTTATCTTAATACTAGTATTATAAAGATGAATTTTTGCGAATTGGCAACCACTCCCTTGTATTATGAGCAAAAAGCACCATTAGGATATTTATGGCTTGTACGATTGACAGTGATACTGTTCGGAAAGAGCGAGATGGCACTTCGGCTTGTTTCACTGCTGTGCGGGGTTGTTACACTGCTAATTTTTCTGCCTGTTACACGCTATTTTCTTCGATCTAAAGGCGTGGTAGTAGCTATGGCTTTAATAGCTTTAGCTCCTCCTATTATATATCACTCAGTAGAGGCTAAACAGTATAGCATGGAGTTAATGGCTTCTGTTCTATGCTTATTTCTTTACATCAGATACAAGCAGGAGCTGACTTGGAAGTCACAATTTATATGGGGATTATGGGGAGCAAGTATTCTATGGTTTTCTCATTCTTCTATATTTATTTTAGTAGGTATAGCCTTAGGGTGCGGTCTTACTGGTCTACTTAAAAAAGATTGGAAGCTTATAACCAAGCTCACGCTGCCATGTACTATGTGGGCTAGTAGTTTTATTATAAACTATGCCCTTTTTACTTATAAATCATCAGCAGCGGCTTGGCTTACAGCATGGTTTGAAGTAAGATCTGGCTTTATGCCTTTATCTGCAGATACCCCTAAATGGCTTTATCGCGCACTAAGTAATCTGCTAAATTACCCATTAGGCATATTATGGAAGTTCTCTCTTCCCGAAGCCTCCATTCTGGCTTTAGTAATCAAATTATTTTTCGTATTGATTGCACTTACGTTCATTGGTCTGAGCATTGTTAAGCTTTATCGCAATAACAGCCCATGTCTAATTGTATTGCTCTCCCCAGTAGTTTTAACTTTATTAGCTTCGTGTTTGAAGATTTATCCTTTTTATGAGAGGCTAACTTTATTTTTAGCTCCTATATTTATTTTACTCCTTGTAATTGGGAGTAGTA
Proteins encoded in this window:
- a CDS encoding glycosyltransferase family 39 protein; translation: MHSSTQEKPVAVNPHSLFHICKIENNSSQLLLWSFICAGIFLRIFHYVDNRSFWIDEIYLNTSIIKMNFCELATTPLYYEQKAPLGYLWLVRLTVILFGKSEMALRLVSLLCGVVTLLIFLPVTRYFLRSKGVVVAMALIALAPPIIYHSVEAKQYSMELMASVLCLFLYIRYKQELTWKSQFIWGLWGASILWFSHSSIFILVGIALGCGLTGLLKKDWKLITKLTLPCTMWASSFIINYALFTYKSSAAAWLTAWFEVRSGFMPLSADTPKWLYRALSNLLNYPLGILWKFSLPEASILALVIKLFFVLIALTFIGLSIVKLYRNNSPCLIVLLSPVVLTLLASCLKIYPFYERLTLFLAPIFILLLVIGSSRLADLLPVSSRRWSYVVFVLLLIWPLCSSTVQAINPQLFGGTKKQYYRESLLYLDQHYQKGDVVYIYWNTLPAYRFYKEAYNLKFKAIKGKDARYVSHNAREYFQRLAADKEILVGKKRVWFLYEREFVINIGEYDNQPNWYYALRPESGNLFYSYIADAGKVIHTYKNAQHTVSVLDLSMPKNGW